In bacterium, a genomic segment contains:
- the rpmH gene encoding 50S ribosomal protein L34 yields MKRTFQPKNRKRGRVHGFRARMSTPGGRRTLKRRRAKGRHRLTVSG; encoded by the coding sequence GTGAAGCGCACATTTCAACCAAAGAATCGGAAGCGCGGGCGCGTACACGGCTTTCGCGCGCGCATGAGCACCCCGGGCGGGCGCCGGACGCTGAAGCGTCGGCGGGCTAAGGGAAGGCACCGGCTGACCGTTTCCGGGTAG
- the rnpA gene encoding ribonuclease P protein component: MPTHRIGRLSREEEFRRVYREGSRCTTALLVLHARPNGTECVRLGLVVSRRFGGAVARNRVRRRLREVIRAERGRIRIGADVVVVPRRVAAAASFSALRGAVGVALVRAGMGGAAEESG; the protein is encoded by the coding sequence GTGCCCACCCACAGGATTGGCCGGCTGTCCCGAGAGGAAGAGTTTCGCCGCGTGTATCGCGAAGGATCCCGCTGCACGACCGCGCTCCTCGTCCTGCACGCCCGGCCCAACGGCACGGAGTGCGTGCGCCTCGGGCTGGTTGTGAGCAGACGGTTCGGCGGCGCCGTTGCGCGCAACCGCGTCCGGCGGCGGCTGCGTGAAGTGATCCGAGCCGAGCGCGGGCGCATACGCATCGGGGCCGACGTGGTGGTGGTTCCGCGCCGGGTAGCCGCGGCGGCGAGCTTCTCCGCTCTTCGCGGTGCCGTGGGCGTGGCGCTGGTCCGGGCCGGGATGGGCGGCGCGGCGGAGGAAAGTGGCTGA
- the yidD gene encoding membrane protein insertion efficiency factor YidD, whose product MTRILLSLIAGYRRFLSPLLPRACRFHPSCSEYAAEAIERHGALRGLPLVARRITRCHPFHPGGYDPVP is encoded by the coding sequence ATGACGCGGATCCTGCTGTCCTTGATTGCCGGATACAGACGGTTTCTCTCCCCCCTGTTGCCGCGCGCGTGCCGTTTCCATCCCTCCTGTTCTGAGTACGCGGCCGAGGCAATTGAGCGCCACGGCGCCCTGCGGGGGCTGCCGCTGGTGGCGCGGCGAATCACCCGCTGCCATCCGTTCCATCCCGGTGGATACGATCCCGTTCCATGA
- a CDS encoding YidC/Oxa1 family membrane protein insertase has product MFDAIVTLLQSVLQAFYGVTQNYVVAIVLLTVAIKLALHPLTRKQLGSMKAMQTLAPQMEVLRRKYKEDPKQLNVEVMNLYRANKVNPLGGCLPLLLQLPVLYALFALLRKPGLFGGEKLFGLSLEAHPWPVQVLLDHPLLILIPVLSGLTTYYQQKMSITDPQQAKMFIFMPIMIAWFSTQFPLGLSVYWISSTVAYIVEYFIVVGAPRPVKVAPPRQPASAAKGKRRSGAGDDR; this is encoded by the coding sequence GTGTTTGATGCAATCGTGACGCTGCTGCAGAGCGTGCTCCAGGCCTTCTACGGCGTCACCCAAAACTATGTGGTGGCGATCGTCCTGCTGACGGTCGCCATCAAGCTGGCCCTGCATCCCCTGACGCGGAAGCAACTTGGGTCCATGAAGGCGATGCAAACCCTCGCGCCGCAGATGGAGGTCCTGCGGCGCAAATACAAGGAGGACCCCAAGCAACTGAACGTCGAGGTGATGAACCTCTATCGCGCGAACAAGGTAAACCCGCTGGGGGGGTGCCTGCCCCTCCTGCTTCAACTGCCGGTGCTGTACGCCCTGTTCGCGCTCTTAAGAAAGCCGGGCCTGTTTGGTGGAGAGAAGCTGTTCGGGCTTTCCCTGGAGGCCCACCCCTGGCCGGTCCAGGTACTCCTCGACCACCCACTGCTCATCCTTATCCCGGTACTGAGCGGCCTGACCACCTATTATCAGCAGAAGATGTCCATCACCGACCCACAACAAGCCAAAATGTTCATTTTTATGCCGATTATGATTGCGTGGTTTTCTACCCAATTTCCGCTCGGCCTGTCCGTATACTGGATCTCTTCGACCGTCGCCTACATCGTGGAGTACTTCATTGTAGTCGGGGCGCCCCGGCCGGTGAAGGTGGCCCCGCCCCGGCAGCCTGCCTCCGCGGCGAAGGGTAAGCGCAGGTCCGGGGCAGGGGACGACCGGTGA
- the jag gene encoding RNA-binding cell elongation regulator Jag/EloR has protein sequence MTTAEAAGRTVDEAVLKALAQLGVARSEVEVEVLQEPKAALLGFGGREARVRLTVRPGAADALGSLTTEIVRLMGFPTTVTVEETSDGLIAALQGRDLAGLVGRDGRALDALELIAGLHLQRLLGRKVYVSVDAMGYRARREREVQEAALRAAERAVSEGAPIALEPMSARDRRSAHLTLKDDVRVTTSSLGENDARHVVVLPRTGE, from the coding sequence GTGACCACCGCGGAGGCCGCGGGCCGCACCGTTGACGAGGCCGTTCTGAAGGCGCTCGCCCAACTGGGCGTCGCACGGAGCGAGGTGGAGGTCGAGGTCCTCCAGGAGCCCAAGGCCGCCCTGCTGGGCTTCGGGGGGAGAGAGGCGCGCGTCAGGCTCACCGTGCGGCCCGGCGCAGCCGACGCCCTGGGCTCGCTAACCACGGAGATCGTCCGGCTCATGGGATTCCCGACCACCGTTACCGTCGAGGAGACCTCCGATGGCCTCATCGCGGCCCTGCAGGGCCGAGACTTGGCCGGGTTGGTCGGCCGGGACGGCCGCGCGCTGGACGCGCTGGAGCTGATTGCCGGCCTTCACCTGCAGCGGCTGCTCGGCCGCAAGGTCTACGTGAGCGTGGACGCCATGGGATACCGCGCGCGCCGGGAGCGGGAGGTGCAGGAAGCAGCCCTCCGTGCCGCCGAACGCGCGGTCAGTGAAGGCGCGCCGATCGCCCTGGAGCCGATGAGTGCCCGGGACCGGAGATCTGCCCACCTGACGCTCAAGGACGATGTCAGGGTCACTACGAGCAGCCTAGGAGAAAACGACGCGCGCCATGTCGTGGTCCTGCCGCGCACCGGGGAGTGA
- the rsmG gene encoding 16S rRNA (guanine(527)-N(7))-methyltransferase RsmG yields MTLPLTRLQSGAALLGISLSPTALDRFERFLQQLLSWKERLNLTAAAGADQVEGLHFLDSLLPLWACAVPPGCRVVDVGSGAGFPGVPMKIVRPDLRVVLVEASRRRVAFLEHLRGALDLPDIEVRWARAEALGHEPGFREAFGLAVSRAAAPLGATCELTLPLVEPGSAAVLLRGPKVTEEVGSTERLLESLGGAVESCARCILPTTDRHRAALVLRKLRPTPPEFPRSGRRLGTDLPREGEGPTTAALNRPPEGTCDGS; encoded by the coding sequence GTGACCCTGCCACTCACCCGCCTGCAGTCAGGCGCCGCACTGCTCGGCATCTCGCTATCTCCCACCGCCCTTGACCGATTCGAGCGTTTTCTGCAGCAGTTGCTCTCATGGAAGGAGCGGCTGAACCTGACCGCGGCCGCCGGCGCCGACCAGGTGGAGGGCCTGCACTTCCTGGACTCGCTGCTGCCGCTGTGGGCCTGCGCCGTGCCGCCCGGCTGCAGGGTCGTGGACGTGGGGTCGGGCGCCGGGTTCCCCGGCGTTCCAATGAAGATCGTCCGGCCGGATCTGCGGGTTGTGCTGGTTGAGGCCTCCCGGCGGCGCGTTGCGTTCCTTGAGCACCTCCGCGGCGCGCTCGATCTTCCGGACATTGAGGTCCGGTGGGCGCGGGCAGAGGCACTCGGCCACGAGCCGGGCTTTCGCGAGGCATTTGGCCTGGCAGTCTCCCGCGCGGCCGCCCCGCTGGGCGCGACCTGCGAGCTCACTCTCCCGCTGGTGGAGCCCGGAAGCGCGGCAGTCCTACTGCGGGGCCCCAAGGTCACGGAGGAGGTAGGCTCAACCGAACGGCTCCTGGAATCGCTGGGAGGGGCCGTTGAATCCTGCGCGCGCTGCATCCTCCCAACGACCGACCGGCATCGCGCGGCCCTGGTGCTGCGCAAACTGCGCCCGACACCACCAGAGTTCCCGCGCAGCGGACGCCGCCTGGGCACCGACCTGCCGCGCGAGGGGGAAGGACCGACCACGGCGGCGTTGAACCGTCCACCAGAGGGGACGTGCGACGGATCATAG
- a CDS encoding ParA family protein produces MRRIIAIVNQKGGVGKSTTAVNLGACLAAEGYRTLLVDLDPQANATSGLGIERNPYSASTYDVLMNGAALEDVVVVAEVPGLYVAPSSIHLAGVEVELAGTQGPESRLRNALGPVDYPLILLDCPPAMGLLTINALTAATEVLIPIQCEYYALEGLKQLLRSIELVQRHLNQGLEISGVLLTMFDSRTNLSDQVAGEVRRFFGERVYQSVIPRSVRLAEAPSHGKPITLYDPGSRGAQAYRALCQEVIQRGRHRTPGP; encoded by the coding sequence GTGCGACGGATCATAGCAATAGTCAACCAGAAAGGCGGCGTCGGCAAGTCCACGACGGCCGTCAACCTGGGCGCGTGCCTGGCGGCCGAAGGATACCGGACGCTCTTGGTGGACCTGGACCCGCAGGCCAACGCCACGAGCGGGTTGGGCATCGAGAGGAACCCCTATTCCGCCTCCACATACGACGTGCTGATGAACGGCGCGGCCCTGGAGGACGTGGTTGTGGTCGCGGAGGTTCCCGGGCTGTACGTCGCCCCCAGCAGCATCCACCTGGCCGGGGTCGAGGTTGAGCTGGCGGGCACGCAGGGACCGGAGTCCAGGCTCCGGAACGCGCTGGGGCCGGTGGACTACCCACTCATCCTGCTGGACTGTCCGCCGGCAATGGGACTGCTGACAATCAACGCGCTTACCGCAGCAACCGAAGTCCTCATCCCGATTCAATGTGAGTACTACGCGCTGGAAGGGCTGAAGCAGCTTCTCCGCTCGATCGAACTGGTGCAGAGGCACCTGAACCAGGGCCTCGAGATCAGCGGGGTGCTGCTGACGATGTTTGACTCCCGGACCAACCTCTCCGATCAGGTGGCCGGTGAAGTCCGGCGGTTCTTCGGCGAGCGCGTCTATCAGAGCGTCATCCCGCGCAGCGTGCGGCTGGCCGAGGCGCCCAGCCACGGCAAGCCGATCACGCTGTACGACCCAGGATCGCGCGGCGCCCAGGCCTACCGGGCGCTCTGCCAGGAGGTGATACAGCGTGGCCGACACCGAACGCCAGGCCCCTGA
- a CDS encoding ParB/RepB/Spo0J family partition protein, with the protein MADTERQAPDPAPPHRRALGRGLGALIPGAGPEAPSGAIELPIDKIRPNRMQPRVGFDEESLAELEASIREHGVLQPVLVRPLPDGYELVVGERRWRAAATAGLKTVPALVRHLDDRGALEAALVENLQRENLNPMERATAYRRLQDEFHLTQEAVARRVGRSQPSVANTLRLLALPPEVQASLTAGRITEGHARALLAIEDPRRLLSVWKEVEAKGLSVRETESRARTRAISRGIPARAHQEAGEINIIQQKLQDALGAQVRLRLRRNGSGEIRIAFYTPTDLERLLDALTRRGGGAR; encoded by the coding sequence GTGGCCGACACCGAACGCCAGGCCCCTGACCCGGCGCCCCCTCACCGGCGCGCTCTCGGTCGTGGGCTGGGCGCCCTGATCCCTGGGGCCGGACCAGAGGCCCCCTCCGGGGCCATCGAGCTGCCCATCGACAAGATCCGGCCCAACCGGATGCAGCCCCGCGTCGGATTCGACGAAGAGTCGCTGGCAGAACTGGAGGCATCCATCCGGGAGCACGGTGTTCTACAGCCCGTGCTGGTACGGCCCCTGCCCGACGGCTACGAGCTGGTCGTCGGAGAGCGCAGGTGGCGGGCGGCGGCGACCGCCGGGTTGAAGACTGTGCCTGCCCTGGTGCGTCACCTGGACGACCGCGGAGCCCTGGAGGCAGCGCTGGTCGAGAACCTGCAGCGCGAGAACCTCAACCCGATGGAGCGCGCCACCGCCTACCGGCGACTGCAGGACGAGTTCCACCTCACCCAGGAAGCCGTGGCCCGCCGGGTTGGCAGGAGCCAGCCGTCGGTAGCCAACACCCTGCGCCTGCTGGCTCTTCCGCCGGAGGTTCAGGCCTCACTCACGGCAGGGCGGATCACAGAAGGCCATGCCCGGGCCCTGCTGGCGATAGAAGACCCGCGCCGCCTCCTTTCCGTCTGGAAGGAAGTGGAGGCAAAAGGCCTCTCAGTCAGGGAAACCGAATCCCGGGCACGCACCCGCGCTATTTCACGTGGAATACCGGCGCGCGCCCACCAAGAGGCAGGAGAGATTAATATTATACAACAAAAGCTTCAAGACGCGCTGGGAGCCCAGGTGCGTCTGCGCCTGCGGCGGAACGGATCAGGCGAGATCAGGATCGCCTTCTACACGCCCACGGACCTGGAGCGGCTCCTGGATGCGTTGACGCGGCGAGGAGGAGGGGCCCGATGA
- a CDS encoding HDIG domain-containing protein: MTEDSLRLPARDEAWALLCEWTPTPNLRKHMLAVEAAMRFYARHFSEDEDLWGLVGLLHDMDYERFPSREAGHPLRGVEHLRAAGYPEVVCRAILSHADYTGVPRQSRMEHTLHACDELTGFIVAVTLVRPSRSLDDVDAASVRRKMKDKAFARAVNRDEMLRAAEALGVPFEEHAAQVIAAMREVAPELGLAGAPG; the protein is encoded by the coding sequence ATGACGGAGGACTCCCTGCGGCTGCCCGCGCGCGATGAGGCCTGGGCCCTCCTGTGCGAGTGGACGCCTACCCCCAACTTGCGCAAGCACATGCTTGCCGTGGAGGCCGCGATGCGCTTCTATGCCAGGCATTTCAGCGAGGACGAGGACCTCTGGGGCCTGGTGGGCCTCCTTCACGACATGGACTACGAGCGTTTTCCCTCCCGGGAGGCCGGGCATCCCCTCCGGGGAGTCGAGCACCTGCGGGCGGCAGGATACCCCGAGGTTGTGTGCCGGGCGATCCTTTCCCACGCCGACTATACGGGGGTGCCCAGGCAGTCACGCATGGAGCACACACTACATGCCTGCGACGAACTGACCGGGTTCATCGTAGCGGTGACGCTTGTCCGGCCCTCGCGTAGCCTCGACGACGTGGATGCCGCATCCGTTCGTAGGAAGATGAAGGACAAGGCGTTCGCCCGAGCGGTGAACCGGGACGAGATGTTGCGCGCCGCGGAGGCACTGGGCGTGCCGTTCGAGGAGCACGCCGCGCAGGTGATAGCGGCGATGCGTGAGGTCGCACCCGAACTGGGCCTGGCCGGGGCGCCGGGCTAG
- a CDS encoding DUF554 domain-containing protein: MEGTIVNAIAVIAGGLVGVALRHRFPERVRETVMAGIGLSTLLIGFQMALQTGNVLIVIVSLVLGGIIGEAIHIEEGIEALGRWAERVYGAQTQESTVAAAFVTSSLLFCVGPMTVLGAIQDGLGQTPVLLYTKSLLDGISAVAIGAALGAGVLLSAGTVLLYQGALTLAAGAVNSVMTQEMTRELTATGGALIIGLGLGILRLRKIRVGNLLPALVISVLLTAALPYLRVLTRAAGL; the protein is encoded by the coding sequence GTGGAAGGCACGATCGTCAACGCGATAGCCGTTATCGCCGGAGGCCTGGTGGGGGTGGCCCTGCGCCACCGGTTTCCCGAGCGGGTGCGCGAGACGGTCATGGCGGGCATCGGCCTGTCCACCCTGTTGATCGGGTTTCAGATGGCGCTGCAGACCGGAAACGTGCTCATCGTCATCGTGAGTCTCGTGCTGGGGGGAATCATCGGAGAGGCGATCCACATCGAGGAGGGCATCGAAGCGCTGGGGCGCTGGGCCGAGCGGGTGTACGGAGCCCAGACACAGGAGAGCACCGTGGCCGCGGCGTTCGTCACGAGCAGTCTCCTGTTCTGCGTCGGGCCGATGACCGTGCTCGGCGCGATCCAGGACGGGTTGGGGCAGACGCCCGTGCTTCTCTACACGAAGTCGCTCCTGGACGGCATCTCAGCGGTCGCCATCGGCGCGGCGCTGGGGGCCGGCGTGCTGCTGTCGGCGGGCACCGTGCTGCTCTACCAGGGCGCGCTGACGCTGGCGGCGGGCGCGGTGAACAGCGTCATGACACAGGAGATGACGCGCGAGCTCACCGCCACCGGCGGCGCCTTGATCATCGGGCTGGGCCTGGGAATCCTCCGGCTCCGCAAGATCCGCGTTGGGAACCTGCTGCCGGCGCTGGTCATCTCCGTACTGCTGACGGCCGCGTTGCCATACCTGCGGGTTCTGACGCGCGCAGCGGGCCTGTAG
- a CDS encoding DUF4446 family protein has product MPVTFDSLIPYMLVATGALVAAVVAMGLRLRRLSQHIAAAGGDPAFLERVAALQREVGAASRQIEHLGGRVDRLGEQAQRSIQHTGLVRYDAFKEMGGHLSFSLALMDARRDGVVLSVLNDRDGARGYAKPVTGGRSTYTLSEEEQRAIGDA; this is encoded by the coding sequence ATGCCCGTGACCTTTGATTCCCTGATTCCATACATGCTTGTGGCTACCGGAGCACTGGTGGCCGCGGTGGTAGCCATGGGGCTGCGGCTCCGAAGGCTCTCGCAGCATATTGCTGCCGCGGGCGGTGACCCCGCGTTCCTGGAGCGGGTGGCGGCGCTCCAGCGCGAGGTGGGCGCCGCGTCCCGTCAGATTGAACACCTGGGGGGCCGGGTGGACCGCCTGGGCGAGCAGGCCCAGCGCAGTATCCAGCACACCGGATTGGTAAGGTACGATGCGTTCAAGGAGATGGGGGGGCACCTGAGCTTCAGTCTGGCGTTGATGGACGCGCGCCGGGACGGGGTCGTGCTGAGCGTGCTCAACGACCGCGACGGGGCGCGCGGATATGCCAAGCCCGTGACCGGTGGACGGTCAACCTACACCCTATCGGAGGAAGAGCAGCGCGCGATCGGCGACGCCTAG
- a CDS encoding phosphoribosyltransferase, with product MVFTNRRDAGRHLAAALDHLRGQDPVVLAVPRGGVVVGWEVAARLGALLDVIVPRKLRAPYNPELAIGAVAEGGAAVLDEMAHGVSAAYLEQETEAQLAEIARRVKAYRGGRPLPSLEGRTVIVLDDGIATGATLIAALRAVRAMAPAHLVAAVPVAPPESVARMAREADEVVCLSAPEFFQAVGQFYEDFTQVEDAEVVAILAEGRQK from the coding sequence ATGGTCTTCACCAACAGACGAGACGCAGGCCGCCACCTGGCCGCGGCTCTCGACCACCTACGGGGCCAGGACCCGGTGGTGCTCGCGGTGCCGCGCGGCGGCGTGGTGGTGGGATGGGAGGTCGCCGCACGCCTGGGCGCCCTGCTGGATGTGATCGTGCCGCGAAAGCTGCGCGCGCCCTACAACCCCGAGCTGGCGATCGGCGCGGTGGCCGAAGGCGGCGCGGCGGTGCTGGACGAGATGGCGCACGGCGTGAGCGCTGCCTACCTGGAGCAGGAGACCGAGGCGCAGCTCGCGGAGATAGCCCGGCGCGTCAAGGCCTATCGTGGAGGCCGGCCGCTTCCCTCCCTGGAGGGGAGGACCGTCATCGTTCTCGACGACGGCATTGCAACCGGCGCCACCCTCATCGCGGCGCTGCGCGCGGTGCGCGCCATGGCCCCGGCCCACCTGGTGGCGGCCGTGCCGGTTGCGCCGCCCGAGTCGGTCGCCCGCATGGCCAGGGAGGCGGACGAGGTGGTCTGCCTGAGCGCCCCCGAGTTCTTCCAGGCGGTCGGGCAGTTCTACGAGGACTTCACCCAGGTGGAAGACGCCGAGGTGGTTGCGATTCTCGCGGAGGGACGGCAGAAGTGA
- the gcvT gene encoding glycine cleavage system aminomethyltransferase GcvT, translated as MTDGAALRRSSLYEAHRAAGGRMVPFAGWEMPVQYAGLVEEHLAVRTRVGLFDVSHMGEVQIVGPHALAAVQRLITNDARPLAVGQGLYTPMCNPEGGVIDDLIVFRTADQEYLLVVNAGTHSKDLAWIQEHAAPAVVRDISDGVALLALQGPRAEAVLADASGTALAGLLPFHRLDGVAVQGVPVAVTRTGYTGEDGFEIASPWDAAPRVWEALIEAGRPHGLVPVGLGARDTLRLEAGMMLYGQDIDETTSPLEAPLAWTVKFNKEEFIGRPVLERQRREGVARRLVGFEAGGRAIPRHGCEIRVAGERAGTVTSGTFSPSLRRPIGMGYVPRAASARGGGLEIEVRGSPVPARVVRLPFYRRA; from the coding sequence GTGACGGATGGCGCGGCCCTGCGCCGCAGTTCGCTCTATGAGGCCCACCGGGCCGCCGGCGGCCGGATGGTGCCGTTTGCGGGATGGGAGATGCCCGTGCAGTACGCGGGCCTGGTGGAGGAACACCTGGCGGTGCGCACGCGCGTCGGGCTCTTCGACGTGTCGCACATGGGTGAGGTCCAGATCGTGGGGCCCCACGCGCTTGCGGCGGTGCAGAGGCTTATCACCAACGACGCCCGGCCCCTGGCGGTGGGCCAGGGGCTGTACACCCCGATGTGCAACCCTGAAGGCGGGGTGATTGACGACCTAATCGTTTTCCGCACGGCCGACCAGGAGTACCTCCTCGTCGTGAACGCCGGCACCCATTCCAAAGATCTGGCCTGGATCCAGGAGCACGCCGCGCCGGCGGTGGTGCGAGACATATCCGACGGGGTGGCGCTCCTGGCCCTACAGGGACCGAGGGCCGAGGCGGTGCTGGCGGACGCGTCCGGAACCGCTCTTGCCGGCCTGCTGCCGTTTCACCGCCTCGATGGGGTTGCGGTGCAGGGTGTTCCGGTGGCGGTCACCCGTACAGGATACACCGGCGAAGACGGTTTCGAGATCGCCTCGCCATGGGACGCCGCGCCCCGAGTCTGGGAGGCACTGATCGAGGCTGGGCGACCGCACGGGCTGGTTCCGGTTGGGCTGGGCGCCCGCGACACGCTCCGCCTCGAAGCCGGTATGATGCTCTACGGACAGGACATTGACGAGACAACCTCCCCGCTTGAGGCGCCCCTGGCCTGGACGGTGAAGTTCAACAAGGAGGAGTTCATAGGAAGGCCGGTGCTGGAGCGGCAGCGGCGGGAGGGCGTGGCGAGGCGCCTGGTCGGATTCGAGGCAGGTGGACGGGCGATTCCACGGCACGGGTGCGAAATCCGCGTTGCAGGGGAACGCGCCGGCACCGTCACCAGCGGAACGTTCTCTCCCTCCCTCCGCCGCCCGATCGGCATGGGCTACGTGCCGAGGGCGGCGTCCGCGCGGGGAGGCGGCCTCGAGATCGAGGTTCGGGGCTCACCCGTTCCTGCCCGAGTGGTCAGGCTTCCGTTCTACAGGCGCGCATAG
- the gcvH gene encoding glycine cleavage system protein GcvH — MFPTDRRYTRDHEWAQKENGRVRIGITSFAAERLSDIVFVELPKEGAEVIAGQAFGAIESVKAASDLYAPVSGSVVEVNQAVIDGPEALNQDPHGSAWMVVMEMSAPEEWDQLLDSEAYTALVGAEQT, encoded by the coding sequence ATGTTCCCGACCGATCGAAGGTACACGCGTGACCACGAGTGGGCCCAGAAGGAGAACGGTAGGGTCCGCATCGGAATAACCTCATTCGCCGCGGAACGGCTCAGCGACATCGTCTTCGTCGAGCTGCCCAAGGAGGGCGCCGAAGTGATTGCCGGGCAGGCGTTTGGGGCGATCGAGTCCGTCAAGGCGGCCAGCGACCTCTACGCGCCGGTCTCCGGTAGCGTCGTCGAGGTGAACCAGGCGGTGATTGACGGCCCCGAAGCCCTCAACCAGGACCCGCACGGGTCTGCCTGGATGGTCGTCATGGAGATGTCCGCGCCCGAGGAGTGGGACCAACTCCTGGACTCTGAAGCATACACGGCGCTGGTAGGGGCAGAGCAGACATGA
- the gcvPA gene encoding aminomethyl-transferring glycine dehydrogenase subunit GcvPA, which yields MKPASGWHPHRYLPHTGAEIEKMLRVAGVASLEDLFAEIPADIRMKRPLELSPALPEGELLAHLQRLADKNAHADRMISFLGAGAYDHEIPSVVWRLAGRAEFVTAYTPYQAEVMQGELQAAYEYQTMLCELTGMEVANASMYDGASALGEAAVMARDLTGRNRVLTSSAVHPHYREVLRTYTRHQGIEVVEVPHRDGVTPVGEIRAAAGPETAAVIVQSPNVFGCIEQSSALAQAAHEAGALLIAAVAEPISMGLLRPPGDYGADIVAGEGQPLGNHLNYGGPYLGMFAARREFVRRMPGRLVGMTTDRDGRRGFVLTIQTREQHIRREKATSNICTNEALNALAAAVYMAALGPTGIRRVAEVNARRAHYAMERLTALPGISRAFAAPVFNEFVVRTPLPPEQLNARLGERGFLGGLALGAWYPELPDGWLVCVTEARTRGQIDAFVEAVKETIAR from the coding sequence ATGAAGCCCGCTTCCGGATGGCACCCGCACAGATACCTGCCGCACACCGGCGCCGAGATAGAGAAGATGCTGCGGGTCGCCGGCGTCGCGAGTCTGGAGGATCTGTTCGCGGAGATCCCCGCGGACATCCGGATGAAGCGGCCGCTGGAACTCTCCCCGGCCCTTCCGGAGGGAGAGCTGTTGGCCCACCTGCAGCGACTCGCGGACAAGAACGCTCACGCAGACCGTATGATCAGCTTCTTGGGCGCCGGCGCCTACGACCACGAGATTCCCAGCGTGGTCTGGCGCCTGGCGGGCCGGGCCGAGTTCGTGACGGCCTACACGCCATATCAGGCCGAGGTGATGCAGGGAGAGCTGCAGGCGGCCTACGAGTACCAGACGATGCTCTGCGAACTGACCGGCATGGAAGTGGCAAACGCCTCGATGTACGATGGCGCCAGCGCGCTCGGGGAGGCGGCGGTGATGGCCCGCGACCTGACCGGCCGCAACCGTGTGTTGACCTCGAGCGCGGTGCACCCCCACTATCGGGAGGTGCTGCGCACCTACACGCGCCACCAGGGAATCGAGGTGGTCGAGGTTCCGCACCGCGACGGGGTGACGCCCGTCGGGGAGATCCGCGCGGCAGCCGGGCCGGAGACCGCGGCGGTCATTGTGCAGTCACCCAACGTCTTCGGGTGCATCGAGCAGAGCTCGGCCCTGGCGCAGGCAGCGCACGAAGCCGGGGCGCTGTTGATCGCCGCGGTGGCCGAGCCGATCAGCATGGGCCTGCTGCGCCCGCCCGGCGACTACGGCGCCGACATCGTGGCCGGAGAAGGCCAGCCGCTGGGCAACCACCTCAACTACGGCGGCCCGTATCTGGGGATGTTCGCGGCGCGCCGGGAGTTTGTCCGGCGCATGCCCGGCCGCCTGGTGGGGATGACCACGGACCGCGACGGCCGCAGGGGGTTCGTCCTCACCATTCAGACGCGCGAGCAACACATCCGGCGCGAGAAGGCGACCAGCAACATCTGCACCAACGAGGCCCTGAACGCCCTCGCAGCTGCGGTCTACATGGCCGCGCTGGGTCCTACCGGAATACGCCGCGTGGCCGAGGTGAACGCCCGGCGGGCGCACTACGCGATGGAGCGACTGACCGCGCTTCCAGGGATCAGTCGGGCGTTCGCCGCCCCGGTCTTCAACGAGTTCGTGGTGAGGACGCCACTGCCGCCCGAGCAGCTAAACGCGCGCTTGGGCGAGCGGGGATTCCTGGGAGGCCTGGCGCTGGGGGCCTGGTATCCGGAGCTGCCGGACGGCTGGCTCGTCTGCGTCACCGAGGCGCGCACCCGAGGGCAGATTGACGCGTTTGTGGAAGCCGTGAAGGAGACGATCGCCCGATGA